The following is a genomic window from Paenibacillus sp. FSL R5-0766.
AACACGCACACCGGATGCAATTGCCGAGATCCAGAGCATGACCGGGAAAAAGCTGAAGAATACGCTCAATACGATGATGGCTACTACCGCAATGAGCAAAACCGTAATCATAGTTGGTTCCATTGTTTAATTTCCTCCATTTGCAATTTGATTTTGATAAAAACACTTGAGAAGACATTCATGAGTCCGCTACTAAATTAAAGAATGCACCACCTCGCTGGCAGCTTCAGCTACGTGGTTATGTACATTGCCGAAGCGTTAATCCGCTTCGACAACAGAGCAGGTTACACCGGTAATGCTTGCTGAACAACAATCCGGGTACCTTCCGCTTTAATCACAATAATCGGGGTGTCAACCGGAATGAAATCACCATCTGCCACAACATCAATTCGTTCTCCTTCAAACATCGCTGTTCCAGAAGGTCGAAGCGGTGTGAGACTAATGCCTTGCAGTCCAATCAACTCTTTACGCTCTGTAGCGGATGAGTATCCACGCTCAGCTGACATACTGTCACTCAGTATGAATCTATTCCATATCCCTCGATCTTTAAACAGTACTGCGATAATCGCAATCACTACCAATGCTGCTCCGAAAGCGATACCCAAGGAAACGAATGCATCACTCGTATCATAAGCAGCCCTCACAACACCTGCAACAAGCGCAATTGATCCCAGAATACCCAAGATACCCATACTTGGTATGAACATCTCCAGAATCATCAAGATGAGTCCAACAGTGAACAACACCCACGTCTCTGCTCCTGCAAAACCGGCAACGTAATTTCCTGAGAAATACAGGACAAAACATACAATACCGACAATACCAGGTACTCCGAACCCAGGAACGATCAATTCAATGGCCACACCTGCGATTCCGAGGAACAACAATATGGTCATGACAACCGGATTGGTAAGAAAGGATGAGATGTTCTCTGCTGTCGTCCGTTCTACCTTAAATACGTCATCCTGACTGTAACCTGCCCAAGCTGCCGCTTCTTCCGGTGTGTTGCTAATGTGGTCGGCATAACCAACTTTCAGCGCTTCTTCAGCCGAGAGAGCAATAATTTCACCTTTTTGCTTGGTTTTATTGATCTCTGGCATTTCAACAACGATGTTAACATCCGTCATTCCAGCTGCAATCTTGCCATCACGACCACTGATTTCTGCCGCTCCCTGCATTTTGCTTTTCCAGAATGCAACAAGCTTTGGATCATCAACATGTTTACCCGTACTGTCCACCATTGCTGCCGCACCAATCATACTGCCTGGTGACATTACGATCTTATCTGCATTCAGAGCCAGAAAACTCCCGGCTGAAGCAGCATCTCCACGAACAAATGCAACAGTCTCAATCGGACTGTCCTTGATCAGGATACCCAATGCTTCTGCAGTGTCGACACGGCCTCCCGGCGTATTGATATCAAGAACGATCAGGCCAGCATTCATCTCTTCTGCTTGCTTGAACCCGCGTTCCATGAACTTGCCAAGTCCCTGCTCGATTGGTTTATCAACCGGAATAATATATACGGCACCACTCTTCTCAGCTGCATGCGCTGACGGTGATCCAATCCAGACAGGAAGCAACAGCGTCAGCAGCATTAAGAGCATCAATGGCCCCGTAAGCTTCTTCCGGCGCTTTCCCTTCACAATAGTCCCCCCTTTTCCATTAATGTTATACTGTCCAGCTTATGGTATTTATTACGTGCAATGCAACATTTCGTTTCAAAATCTTAAAATTATATTTGAAAACCCGATCAATTGCAAGAATAAAAAAACCATAATAATATATATTAACCATTAAAAAGGAATTTTGTCATCCCAAGGACATCATGCTTTCTGATAAATGGAAAAAACACCTCCTGACAAGTCAGAAGGTGTTTATTGATTTGCTTTATTGCAGAAATTGTTGAACTGCTTGATTTACCAGTTTGCCGTCCGCTTTGCCTTTAACTTTCGGCATAAGGGCCGCCATGACTTTCCCCATCTCGGCTTTCGAAGAAGCACCGGTTTCCTGGATGGTCTGCTGTACAATAACTTTAATTTCTTCTTCGGTAAGCTGTGTGGGAAGGTACTGGATGAGTACTTCAATTTCCGCTTTTGCATTTGCCGCGAGATCTTCACGGCCCGCTTTGTCAAATTCTTGGAGGGCATCTTTGCGCTGTTTGATTTCACGACTCAGGATATCAAGCACTTCGTTGTCATCCAAATCTCTTTTCAAATCTATTTCAAGATTCTTGATCGTCGAACGAATCAACCGAATGTTGGAGAGTCTGAACTTGTCCTTACTCTTCATCGCTTGCTTCATATCTTCGTTCAATCGTTCGCTAAGATTCATGTAGTTAAAATCCTCCTAAAACTTTCTCTTACGAGCAGCCTCGGACTTTTTCTTGCGCTTTACGCTTGGCTTCTCATAATGCTTACGTTTCTTCACCTCAGCCAATACGCCATCTTTAGCGATGGAGCGTTTAAAACGACGAAGTGCAGCATCAATAGTCTCGTTTTTGCGAACTTTAGTTTCAGACACCAGTTTTCCCTCCCTCCGACCAGACCGTCCAAGAGCAATAACACGGTTCATCATCTTACATTATAGGCGAAAGATAATAAAGGTGTCAACCTCAATGTAATGATCACTTATTTGAATCCATTTTATAACTCAAAGGTATTATGAAATGAATTCATTATATAAGCATTTGGTCACACATTCGTGGATTTAATGCATATGACTAAATCCTCAATATTAGTACCCATTAGCTCGTTTATTTGTGAGAATCGGACAGACTTGTCAACACGCCAAGTCTCGTACCACCCAACAAATGGTAATGCAGATGATGAACGGTTTGTTCTCCATCCTTACCACAATTGTTGATTAAGCGATATCCTGTTTCCTCCACGCCAAGACGCTTCGCCGCTTCTTGAGCAGCCAGATGAATCTCGCCGATCAATGGCAGATCTTCTGCAGTAACTTCATTCATGGAAGCAATATGTTTCTTCGGAATGACAAGAACATGTGTCGGTGCAGCGGGCTGGATGTCATGAAAAACGATAACATGGTCATTCTCCAGTACTTTATTGGAGGGAATGCTGCCCTCTACAATTTTGCAAAATAAGCAATCCATAGTTCATACCCTCCTTTGTATTCCAGTGTATGTATTCCCTTCTATCATACTAGAAGTAAAAACCCACGTCCAATCTCTAGACACACAACCAGGCAATCTACGTCAACTCTCCGAACACTATACGACATTGGATATATACCACGCCATTACATTGAAATATGGTTTTATCACGCACTTTTTCCAATTAAACAAATATGTATGGTTAATGACACTCAAAAGGAGATTGGTTAATTTGACCGTTTATCAACATGTACAGGAACTTATCGGTAATACGCCACTGCTTGAATTAACTCGTTATCCATTACCGGAAGGAATCCGCCTGTTCGCCAAACTGGAATTCATGAATCCTGGAGGAAGTGTGAAGGACAGGATTGGCAAGTTTTTATTGGAGAAGGCCTTGGCACGAGGAGATGTTAAGCCAGGTGGAACGGTGATCGAAGCTACCGCAGGCAACACAGGCATTGGTCTTGCAATGGCGGCTGTAGGCCTTAATTTAAAGGTCATTTTCACGGTACCTCAGAAGTTCAGCGTTGAGAAGCAGCAGTTGATGAAAGCCCTTGGTGCTACGGTCGTCAACACACCCACATCTGAAGGAATCACTGGTGCCATACGCAAGGCGGAATCACTGGCGAAAGAAATACCGGGTTCCTATATTCCAGGTCAGTTCTCCAATGCGGATAACCCACTCGCACATTATGAACATCTGGGCCCTGAGATTTGGCGTGATCTGAACGGGCAGGTGGATGTATATGTCGCCGGAGCCGGGTCTGGCGGAACTTTCATGGGAGTATCTCGCTATTTGAAGGAGCAAAACCCGTTAATTAAAACTTGTATCGTAGAACCCGAAGGTTCGATTCTGGCAGGAGGTCCATCGGGACCACATCGTACAGAAGGAATAGGGGTCGAAACATTATCTTCTTTTATGGATGTGAGTTACTTTGATGCCATTCATACGATCTCAGATGAAGATGCCTTTGAGCGGGTCAAGGATCTGGCCTTGTTGGAAGGCTTACTGGTAGGAAGTTCCTCAGGTGCAGCTATGCAAGCCGCATTAAACGAAGCTGTTCACGCAGCTCCCGGAAGTAACATCGTTGTTATTTTCCCGGATAGCAGCGAACGGTATTTAAGCCAAAATATCTATAATGGAGGACAATGAAATGAGACCAAAAACCAAGCTGATTCATGCAGGTATTGTTGGTGATCCACACACTGGAGCAGTGAGTGTACCGATCTATCAAGTGAGCACGTATGAGCAAGAATCGGTTGGCG
Proteins encoded in this region:
- a CDS encoding NfeD family protein, encoding MLLMLLTLLLPVWIGSPSAHAAEKSGAVYIIPVDKPIEQGLGKFMERGFKQAEEMNAGLIVLDINTPGGRVDTAEALGILIKDSPIETVAFVRGDAASAGSFLALNADKIVMSPGSMIGAAAMVDSTGKHVDDPKLVAFWKSKMQGAAEISGRDGKIAAGMTDVNIVVEMPEINKTKQKGEIIALSAEEALKVGYADHISNTPEEAAAWAGYSQDDVFKVERTTAENISSFLTNPVVMTILLFLGIAGVAIELIVPGFGVPGIVGIVCFVLYFSGNYVAGFAGAETWVLFTVGLILMILEMFIPSMGILGILGSIALVAGVVRAAYDTSDAFVSLGIAFGAALVVIAIIAVLFKDRGIWNRFILSDSMSAERGYSSATERKELIGLQGISLTPLRPSGTAMFEGERIDVVADGDFIPVDTPIIVIKAEGTRIVVQQALPV
- a CDS encoding GatB/YqeY domain-containing protein, coding for MNLSERLNEDMKQAMKSKDKFRLSNIRLIRSTIKNLEIDLKRDLDDNEVLDILSREIKQRKDALQEFDKAGREDLAANAKAEIEVLIQYLPTQLTEEEIKVIVQQTIQETGASSKAEMGKVMAALMPKVKGKADGKLVNQAVQQFLQ
- the rpsU gene encoding 30S ribosomal protein S21 translates to MSETKVRKNETIDAALRRFKRSIAKDGVLAEVKKRKHYEKPSVKRKKKSEAARKRKF
- a CDS encoding histidine triad nucleotide-binding protein translates to MDCLFCKIVEGSIPSNKVLENDHVIVFHDIQPAAPTHVLVIPKKHIASMNEVTAEDLPLIGEIHLAAQEAAKRLGVEETGYRLINNCGKDGEQTVHHLHYHLLGGTRLGVLTSLSDSHK
- a CDS encoding cysteine synthase family protein — translated: MTVYQHVQELIGNTPLLELTRYPLPEGIRLFAKLEFMNPGGSVKDRIGKFLLEKALARGDVKPGGTVIEATAGNTGIGLAMAAVGLNLKVIFTVPQKFSVEKQQLMKALGATVVNTPTSEGITGAIRKAESLAKEIPGSYIPGQFSNADNPLAHYEHLGPEIWRDLNGQVDVYVAGAGSGGTFMGVSRYLKEQNPLIKTCIVEPEGSILAGGPSGPHRTEGIGVETLSSFMDVSYFDAIHTISDEDAFERVKDLALLEGLLVGSSSGAAMQAALNEAVHAAPGSNIVVIFPDSSERYLSQNIYNGGQ